The Deltaproteobacteria bacterium HGW-Deltaproteobacteria-6 genome has a segment encoding these proteins:
- a CDS encoding transcriptional regulator, producing the protein MENKRNNKRSLLGRRIREIRISKSLTQEKLGSKADISYKFVGEIERGLQNPSFETLEKIAEALDVELYELFRFEHESTNRKDIEARMTKIVKGISEDDLRQLFFVLRGLYPHI; encoded by the coding sequence ATGGAAAATAAACGAAATAATAAAAGATCACTTCTTGGCCGGAGGATTCGCGAGATAAGAATTTCGAAAAGCTTGACTCAGGAAAAGTTAGGTTCAAAAGCAGACATCAGTTATAAATTTGTGGGTGAAATTGAACGCGGTCTGCAAAATCCTTCTTTTGAAACACTGGAAAAAATTGCTGAAGCACTGGATGTTGAACTTTATGAGTTGTTCCGTTTTGAACATGAATCTACAAATCGAAAAGATATTGAAGCCCGAATGACGAAAATTGTAAAAGGTATATCAGAGGATGACCTGCGACAATTATTCTTTGTCCTTCGGGGACTTTATCCGCATATTTAA
- a CDS encoding integrase yields the protein MADIFYFKPQAELDAGSNLKGFIDLCRNKLTVFGSELQFDDNSWDITDYLNIKGFGNKRHRLVFSRLESVNDGLPTSMPEPFLSFAKSYMRYMHGVHPIMDYAKRLTGLRAVNDALSENAGCPDPVRIDALILNRAAQIVGKKYTEVVAYRVGGHLEMFAKFLTENRLTIVPVLWRNFLKRPSDTVRVGKEFDKRRQSKLPSEAALDALPKVFCLATEPVDVIVSSVVAILLSSPSRISEVLMLPENCEVCQKQRDNEDEAYGLRWSAAKGAGPMVKWILPSWISVVKEAISKIKTITTEARRVAKWYEDNPGCIYLSGDLENIRGQEWLSMAEVRKIIGLKGEAGAYRWCSGLKLKRNASRHVRFEDVQNAVVNMLPKGFPVLDPDTGLKYSDALFICRTDELGKRKASYNWMIEPISIDQINDGLGGRSAYGFASIFSRLGFAEPDGSPIKITTHQFRHYLNTLAQSGCMSQLDVAKWSGRQDIRQNAAYDHVTADDMLMLIRDAVGNESKFFGPLAKIPKRVLILRDEFARLMVPTAHTTDFGFCLHDYTMSPCQVCMDCIHCVELICLKGDEEKTERLKKRLDESIELLKRAENAVGEGYAGSDRWLEHHRSAVKRLTELCSIMNNPDVPVGSIIQLASPKSSTKRLNESIKVPNAHNSAVISKAVNDDIERKEN from the coding sequence ATGGCTGATATTTTTTACTTTAAGCCGCAGGCTGAACTTGATGCCGGGAGTAATTTAAAAGGCTTTATCGACCTCTGTCGAAACAAATTGACCGTCTTTGGTTCTGAACTACAATTTGATGATAATAGTTGGGATATAACAGATTATCTCAATATTAAGGGGTTTGGAAACAAACGGCATAGGCTTGTGTTTAGTAGACTGGAAAGTGTAAACGACGGATTACCTACATCAATGCCTGAACCATTTTTGTCTTTTGCAAAATCATATATGAGGTATATGCACGGAGTTCACCCCATTATGGATTACGCGAAACGTTTGACTGGCCTTAGGGCTGTAAATGATGCTTTGTCGGAAAATGCTGGCTGCCCCGATCCTGTTAGAATCGATGCTTTGATACTAAATCGTGCGGCACAAATAGTAGGTAAAAAATACACGGAAGTTGTTGCATACCGTGTTGGCGGCCATCTTGAAATGTTTGCCAAGTTTTTGACTGAAAACCGACTGACTATCGTGCCTGTTCTATGGAGAAACTTTTTGAAACGGCCCAGTGATACGGTGAGGGTAGGGAAAGAATTCGACAAACGAAGGCAATCAAAGCTGCCGTCAGAGGCCGCGCTGGACGCCTTGCCTAAGGTTTTTTGCCTGGCCACTGAACCAGTGGATGTAATAGTCTCATCAGTGGTGGCAATTCTGTTATCATCTCCCTCTCGGATAAGTGAAGTTCTCATGTTGCCGGAAAATTGTGAAGTCTGCCAGAAACAGAGAGACAATGAAGATGAAGCTTACGGATTGCGGTGGTCGGCCGCCAAAGGTGCTGGTCCTATGGTGAAATGGATACTGCCCTCATGGATTAGTGTAGTGAAAGAGGCAATAAGTAAGATAAAAACTATTACAACCGAAGCTCGGCGCGTAGCGAAATGGTATGAGGATAATCCGGGATGCATCTATCTTTCAGGCGATCTGGAAAATATTCGTGGCCAGGAATGGCTATCGATGGCTGAAGTTAGAAAGATAATCGGTTTAAAAGGTGAGGCTGGAGCTTACCGATGGTGTTCAGGTCTTAAACTTAAAAGAAATGCATCAAGACATGTACGATTTGAAGATGTTCAAAATGCTGTAGTTAATATGCTTCCAAAAGGTTTTCCTGTCTTGGATCCGGACACGGGACTGAAGTACAGTGATGCTCTATTTATTTGCAGAACTGATGAATTAGGGAAAAGAAAAGCCTCATACAATTGGATGATTGAGCCAATTAGCATTGACCAGATCAATGATGGTCTGGGAGGACGATCTGCTTATGGGTTTGCATCCATTTTTTCCCGCCTTGGGTTTGCTGAACCAGATGGCAGTCCAATAAAAATTACAACCCACCAGTTCAGACACTATCTCAACACACTTGCTCAAAGTGGGTGCATGAGCCAGCTAGACGTCGCAAAATGGTCGGGTCGCCAGGATATCCGCCAGAACGCTGCCTATGATCATGTAACTGCTGACGACATGCTCATGCTAATACGAGATGCTGTCGGAAACGAAAGCAAGTTTTTCGGTCCTCTGGCAAAAATACCCAAAAGGGTTCTCATCCTGCGTGATGAATTCGCACGTCTAATGGTTCCGACAGCCCATACAACGGACTTCGGTTTCTGTCTCCATGACTACACCATGTCACCCTGTCAGGTTTGTATGGATTGTATCCATTGCGTTGAATTGATTTGTCTCAAAGGTGATGAAGAGAAGACTGAACGTCTGAAAAAACGACTGGACGAATCTATTGAGCTATTGAAAAGAGCTGAAAATGCAGTCGGAGAGGGGTATGCGGGGAGCGATAGGTGGCTGGAACACCACCGTTCCGCGGTTAAGCGTTTGACGGAACTATGCTCAATTATGAATAATCCTGATGTGCCAGTTGGTTCTATAATCCAGTTGGCTTCGCCAAAGAGTAGTACGAAGCGATTAAATGAATCAATAAAAGTCCCGAATGCTCACAATTCTGCAGTCATTTCAAAGGCGGTTAATGATGATATTGAAAGAAAAGAGAATTGA
- a CDS encoding integrase: MKLALKKTFIWFLRNKSIFYAENQFFYLKRFLKFIHSEQATIVSSITGHQIINYYSTLSKKNQYYLGYMSGFLKRWHEMSYPGIEDDAVAILKQFRIKGNVKGEAVLTMDPVNGPYSDLELQGILSVLKAAFQDKVISLGEYVLVWLFLALGQRPIQYSLLKVSDVGSGQSKSGSVVYTLRVPRVKQRNKLARSEFKDRLLIEHIGEKLLLHAAEVKERFKGILGDPDQAPLFPEKITRRRVPPGFEFHRTSNSLLQTLRGIIDRLHVMSERTGKPLHINAYRFRRTVGTRAAVEGHGELEIAELLDHSDTQNVGVYVEADPAIIRRIDRAVAFRLAPLAQAFAGVIIADESEAPYAGDPSHRVCDPRFDPTMKPIGSCGKHGFCGSMAPIACYTCRSFRPWLDAPHEMVLNYLIAERERLLISSDLRISSINDRTIVAVAEVVRQCQIIRDSRGDENG; encoded by the coding sequence ATGAAATTGGCGCTCAAGAAAACATTTATTTGGTTTTTGAGAAATAAATCAATTTTTTACGCAGAAAATCAATTTTTTTATTTAAAAAGATTTTTAAAATTTATTCATTCAGAACAGGCAACAATTGTTTCATCGATTACAGGGCATCAAATTATTAACTACTATTCAACATTAAGCAAAAAAAATCAATATTATCTAGGTTATATGTCTGGTTTCCTGAAAAGATGGCACGAGATGAGTTATCCGGGGATCGAAGACGATGCAGTAGCAATTCTGAAGCAATTCAGAATAAAAGGGAATGTAAAGGGAGAGGCAGTTCTCACAATGGATCCGGTGAATGGCCCTTACTCCGATCTTGAGCTTCAGGGCATTCTGTCTGTTTTGAAGGCAGCTTTTCAGGACAAAGTCATTAGTCTTGGTGAATATGTGTTGGTTTGGCTCTTCTTGGCATTGGGACAGCGCCCTATCCAGTATTCCCTCCTCAAAGTCAGTGATGTGGGGAGCGGGCAGTCAAAAAGTGGATCGGTAGTTTATACTCTTCGTGTCCCCCGCGTTAAGCAACGGAACAAGCTTGCACGATCTGAATTTAAGGATCGCCTTTTGATTGAGCATATTGGTGAAAAGCTTCTTCTGCACGCCGCCGAAGTGAAAGAACGCTTTAAAGGTATACTGGGGGATCCTGATCAAGCCCCCTTGTTCCCAGAAAAAATAACACGCAGAAGGGTACCTCCTGGTTTTGAGTTTCACCGAACCTCCAACAGCCTTTTGCAGACTTTAAGGGGAATCATCGACCGGTTGCATGTGATGTCAGAGCGTACCGGCAAGCCTCTTCATATTAATGCTTATCGCTTCCGTCGGACTGTGGGTACCAGGGCCGCCGTTGAGGGCCATGGTGAGTTAGAAATTGCCGAACTTTTGGATCACTCGGATACGCAAAATGTTGGTGTTTATGTCGAGGCTGACCCGGCGATTATCAGACGAATCGACCGTGCAGTTGCATTTCGTTTGGCGCCGCTTGCGCAGGCATTTGCTGGTGTCATAATCGCCGATGAATCTGAGGCTCCCTATGCAGGAGATCCTTCGCATCGGGTTTGTGATCCGCGTTTCGATCCCACAATGAAACCGATTGGCAGTTGTGGAAAACATGGCTTCTGCGGATCGATGGCGCCTATTGCCTGCTATACGTGTCGGAGTTTCCGTCCCTGGCTAGATGCCCCTCATGAAATGGTGTTGAATTACCTGATTGCTGAACGTGAACGGCTGTTGATTTCCAGTGATTTGCGCATTTCTTCAATTAATGATCGGACAATTGTAGCTGTGGCGGAAGTTGTTAGGCAGTGTCAGATTATTCGCGATAGTCGGGGAGATGAGAATGGCTGA
- a CDS encoding integrase: MKRRYQIRMVVLSSGERLPMFLDFEGMPLFDVTVYSLTQLRARNRAANTIESSLRSIMVLYIYLDIHKINIIERLQQGELLSLVEIESLVEFCHLPMAEISSRLYVESKGVLPSPVTTSLEKYRKRFDQTSRKEVLPASAANRLRIVRDYLVWLSLVRSSQQKKQSCHVESLREAQQLIVKAINSMMPDVCTSDCLDDREGLDQKSREKLLEVIEPDSEDNPWMEEYSRYRNALIMHWLYYHGLRRGELLGIRISDINFQESTVVVARRADDPQDPRRNQPNAKTRARKIRLSPGLRDMTEAYIMSHRIALPGARKHNFLFVASNSGKPMSISSLNKVFTVLSMKCPELPKLYPHIMRHTWNERFSEKMDKKKINEGKEKKMRSYLMGWLDTSGTAAIYTRRHVREAANKISLEMQKNMLGEDKNDE, translated from the coding sequence ATGAAGCGGAGATATCAAATAAGAATGGTAGTGTTATCATCAGGTGAGCGATTGCCGATGTTTTTGGATTTCGAGGGAATGCCGTTATTTGATGTTACAGTGTATTCCCTTACGCAATTGCGAGCGAGAAATCGTGCAGCAAATACGATAGAAAGCTCTTTGAGATCGATAATGGTTCTCTATATTTACCTCGATATTCATAAGATAAATATAATAGAGAGGTTACAGCAGGGAGAATTGCTATCGTTGGTAGAAATAGAGTCATTGGTTGAATTTTGCCATTTGCCAATGGCCGAGATATCATCACGCCTTTATGTTGAGAGTAAGGGCGTGTTGCCATCACCGGTCACAACTTCACTGGAAAAATACAGAAAAAGATTTGATCAAACTAGCAGGAAGGAGGTTTTACCGGCATCAGCAGCCAATCGACTTCGCATAGTACGTGACTACCTTGTCTGGTTGTCACTAGTCCGTTCATCACAGCAGAAAAAACAAAGCTGCCATGTTGAGTCTCTTCGCGAGGCTCAACAGCTGATTGTAAAGGCTATTAACTCCATGATGCCTGATGTATGCACCTCGGATTGCCTTGATGATCGCGAAGGGCTGGATCAGAAAAGCCGGGAAAAATTATTGGAGGTAATTGAGCCTGATTCAGAAGATAACCCTTGGATGGAGGAATATTCCAGATATCGAAATGCTCTCATCATGCATTGGCTGTATTATCATGGGTTGCGCAGGGGAGAATTGCTGGGCATCAGGATCTCGGATATCAATTTTCAAGAAAGTACGGTTGTTGTGGCAAGGCGCGCGGATGATCCTCAGGATCCACGCCGGAATCAGCCGAACGCTAAGACCAGAGCGCGTAAAATTCGGTTGTCTCCAGGATTGCGTGATATGACTGAAGCCTACATCATGTCTCACCGAATAGCATTGCCCGGTGCGAGAAAGCATAATTTCCTTTTTGTCGCTTCAAATTCCGGTAAGCCCATGTCAATTTCATCATTGAACAAAGTTTTTACAGTGTTGAGCATGAAATGCCCGGAATTGCCTAAACTTTATCCACATATCATGCGGCATACTTGGAATGAGCGATTTTCAGAAAAGATGGATAAAAAGAAAATTAACGAAGGAAAAGAAAAGAAAATGCGTTCATATTTGATGGGTTGGCTGGACACATCGGGAACAGCAGCTATATATACACGCCGTCATGTTCGCGAAGCAGCTAATAAGATATCTCTGGAAATGCAAAAAAACATGCTTGGAGAGGACAAAAACGATGAATAG
- a CDS encoding single-stranded DNA-binding protein, protein MINKAILIGRLGKDPEVRYTPDGTMVTNFNLATDEQWKDKNGEKVQKTEWHRIVTFGKLAEICGNYLVKGKLVFIEGRIQTRSWEDKDGVKRFTTEIVASDMKMLDSKGQGKADDMASSAQSGGTPMEDVPF, encoded by the coding sequence ATGATCAACAAGGCGATATTGATCGGCAGGCTGGGCAAAGACCCGGAAGTTCGATATACACCGGACGGGACAATGGTTACCAATTTCAATCTGGCAACCGATGAGCAGTGGAAGGATAAAAACGGGGAAAAAGTTCAGAAAACAGAATGGCATCGTATTGTTACATTCGGCAAACTGGCCGAAATATGCGGCAATTATCTGGTGAAAGGCAAACTGGTTTTTATCGAAGGCCGTATTCAAACCCGCTCATGGGAGGATAAGGACGGTGTAAAACGCTTCACGACGGAAATCGTGGCCAGCGACATGAAGATGCTTGATTCCAAGGGGCAAGGCAAGGCTGACGACATGGCGTCTTCCGCGCAAAGCGGCGGCACGCCGATGGAAGATGTTCCTTTTTAA
- the lysS gene encoding lysine--tRNA ligase, whose amino-acid sequence MEDNDLLKVRLEKIAALKAAGVDLYPNDAKPQNTTAQIMAEFGNTDGEALAQLTQKFSVAGRLMAIRSFGKAAFVKMQDRKGQMQCYIAKNILSEQDFSIFKKMDIGDIIYVSGKLFRTKTNELTIEVESLRLMAKSIHPLPEKWHGLTDIETRYRQRHLDLISSPAVKEVFYRRSLIIKLMRQFMDQHDFLEVETPMMQSRAGGAVARPFKTHHNALDMDLFLRIAPELYLKRLVTGGLERVYEINRSFRNEGIDTFHNPEFTMMEFYWSYATYEDLMTYTEELFGFIANHIFEGLRFTYQGTEIDLTPPWRRLSVKDALLQIAGMTPADLTDPAKTIAFARKLGCDVKETDPLGKIQMAIFDEVVEKKLIQPTFVTDYPVAVSPLSRRNNSDPELVDRFELYICGREFANAFSELNDPADQRSRFVQQLKEREAGDDEAHEMDEDYIHTLEYGMPPTAGEGIGIDRLIMLFTDSASIRDVILFPLLRTRQE is encoded by the coding sequence ATGGAAGACAATGATCTTTTAAAGGTTCGCCTGGAAAAAATCGCGGCCTTAAAAGCAGCCGGCGTGGATTTATATCCCAATGATGCAAAGCCCCAAAATACAACCGCTCAGATCATGGCCGAGTTCGGTAACACCGATGGCGAAGCCCTGGCACAATTGACACAGAAATTTTCGGTTGCCGGGCGGCTGATGGCCATCCGCAGCTTCGGTAAAGCGGCCTTCGTCAAGATGCAGGACCGTAAAGGTCAGATGCAATGCTATATTGCTAAAAACATCTTGAGCGAACAGGATTTTTCCATCTTTAAAAAGATGGATATCGGCGACATTATTTACGTTTCAGGAAAGCTTTTCCGGACCAAGACCAATGAGTTGACCATCGAAGTTGAATCGTTGCGCCTGATGGCCAAATCCATTCACCCCCTGCCGGAAAAATGGCATGGCCTGACGGACATTGAAACCCGCTATCGCCAGCGGCATCTGGATTTAATATCCAGCCCTGCCGTCAAAGAAGTTTTTTACCGGCGCAGCCTGATCATCAAACTGATGCGGCAATTCATGGACCAGCATGACTTTCTGGAAGTGGAAACACCCATGATGCAATCGCGCGCAGGCGGCGCCGTTGCCCGCCCTTTCAAAACGCATCATAATGCGCTCGACATGGATTTGTTTCTGCGCATCGCCCCTGAGCTATACTTAAAACGTCTCGTAACCGGCGGGCTGGAAAGAGTCTATGAGATCAACCGCAGCTTTCGCAATGAAGGGATTGACACCTTCCATAATCCTGAATTCACCATGATGGAGTTTTACTGGAGCTATGCGACTTACGAGGATTTAATGACTTACACGGAAGAGTTATTCGGATTTATCGCCAACCATATTTTCGAAGGACTCCGGTTCACATATCAGGGCACCGAAATCGATTTGACGCCGCCCTGGAGAAGGCTTTCCGTCAAAGATGCTCTTTTACAAATAGCCGGCATGACGCCTGCCGACCTGACGGATCCGGCCAAAACCATCGCTTTTGCCCGAAAACTCGGCTGTGATGTTAAGGAAACCGACCCTCTGGGGAAAATTCAGATGGCCATTTTCGACGAAGTGGTCGAAAAAAAGCTCATCCAGCCGACCTTTGTGACCGATTATCCGGTTGCGGTATCCCCCCTGTCCCGAAGGAATAACTCCGATCCGGAGCTTGTTGACCGTTTTGAACTCTACATTTGCGGCCGGGAATTTGCCAACGCTTTTTCCGAGTTAAATGATCCTGCCGATCAGCGCAGTCGATTCGTCCAGCAGCTCAAAGAGCGGGAAGCAGGCGATGATGAAGCCCACGAAATGGATGAAGATTATATTCACACGCTGGAATACGGCATGCCGCCGACAGCGGGGGAAGGAATCGGCATCGACCGGCTGATCATGCTTTTTACCGATTCCGCGTCTATCCGGGACGTGATATTGTTCCCGCTTTTAAGAACCAGGCAGGAATGA
- a CDS encoding lipoprotein-releasing system transmembrane subunit LolC, which translates to MPYEFFISRRYMRAKRKQVFVSIITFISIFGIFLGVAALIVVLAVMNGFEEDLRSKILGIRSHIEVTADMTGIMKNYPALREEIDKTPGVVASTPFIYTEAMMRSQNGVTGVIIRGMDTESAPKVINLGKIRQGNIEYLNKIPADVLKDLAAENRNLAGIMIGKEMARNLGIFLYDSITIISPSGGIATPMGMVPRMKKFIVVGIYESGFYEYDSKLAFLSLKSSQEFLDMGDAVSGIDIVVKDIYKADVISRTLQNKLGFPYFAQNWMQMNKNLFSALKLEKRVMFIILSLIVLVAAFNIISALIMIVMEKNKDIAILKSMGATSATIMKIFIYQGLIVGVIGTFLGCIAGLTIALNLQKISLLVEKIFNFKILPGDVYYLSELPSKVNYGDVVVIVIGTLLICFLSTIYPALRASKLDPAEALRYE; encoded by the coding sequence ATGCCTTACGAATTCTTTATCAGCAGACGGTATATGAGGGCGAAACGCAAACAGGTTTTTGTTTCGATCATTACCTTTATATCGATTTTCGGTATTTTCCTGGGCGTGGCGGCACTGATTGTTGTTCTTGCCGTCATGAACGGCTTTGAAGAAGATCTGCGTTCCAAAATTCTGGGCATTCGCTCACACATTGAAGTAACAGCGGATATGACCGGCATCATGAAAAATTACCCGGCTCTTCGCGAAGAAATCGATAAAACACCGGGCGTCGTCGCTTCCACGCCTTTTATTTACACGGAGGCCATGATGCGCAGTCAAAACGGCGTCACCGGCGTTATCATCCGCGGCATGGATACCGAAAGCGCACCTAAAGTAATTAATCTGGGGAAAATCAGGCAGGGCAATATCGAATACCTCAATAAAATTCCCGCCGATGTATTAAAGGATCTGGCCGCCGAAAACAGAAACCTCGCGGGAATCATGATCGGCAAGGAAATGGCAAGAAATCTGGGAATTTTCCTGTATGATTCCATTACGATCATTTCCCCGTCCGGCGGCATTGCCACCCCGATGGGCATGGTTCCCCGCATGAAAAAATTTATCGTGGTCGGAATTTACGAATCGGGATTTTATGAATATGACTCCAAACTGGCCTTTCTATCGCTCAAAAGCTCCCAGGAATTTCTGGACATGGGCGACGCCGTTTCGGGCATTGATATCGTCGTCAAAGACATCTACAAAGCCGATGTAATTTCCCGCACCCTTCAAAACAAACTGGGCTTCCCCTACTTCGCGCAAAACTGGATGCAGATGAATAAAAACCTGTTTTCAGCCCTGAAACTGGAAAAGCGCGTGATGTTTATCATCCTGAGTTTAATAGTGCTGGTGGCCGCTTTTAACATCATCAGCGCGCTCATCATGATTGTTATGGAAAAAAACAAGGATATCGCCATTTTGAAATCAATGGGCGCCACCTCCGCCACCATCATGAAGATATTTATCTATCAGGGACTGATTGTCGGCGTGATCGGAACTTTCCTGGGCTGCATTGCCGGCCTCACCATCGCGCTGAATTTGCAGAAAATTTCTCTCCTGGTGGAGAAAATTTTCAACTTCAAAATTCTGCCCGGTGATGTGTATTACCTGAGCGAACTTCCCTCGAAAGTGAATTATGGCGACGTGGTCGTTATTGTCATCGGTACCCTGCTGATTTGTTTTCTATCAACCATTTACCCGGCGCTCCGAGCCTCCAAACTGGATCCGGCGGAAGCCCTGAGATACGAATAA
- a CDS encoding lipoprotein-releasing system ATP-binding protein LolD codes for MIILTNLSKTFVKDGNKIEVLRNLNLEIKKGDSLAVVGVSGAGKSTLIHILGTLDHPTSGTLFMAGHNVFEWSEKKISAFRNKTIGFVFQFNNLLPEFTALENTMMPALISGLAKKQAIDKASQLLQEVGLEHRLKHKPGELSGGEQQRVAIARALVMEPEILLADEPTGNLDTETGKKIEDILVNLNTMKKITLIVVTHNKLLADRMSGRIGLRDGEIYDF; via the coding sequence ATGATCATACTGACCAATTTATCCAAAACTTTCGTAAAAGACGGCAACAAAATTGAAGTCTTGCGAAATTTAAATCTGGAAATAAAAAAAGGCGACTCTCTGGCCGTCGTGGGCGTTTCCGGGGCCGGTAAAAGTACGCTGATTCACATTCTCGGAACGCTGGATCATCCGACTTCGGGCACACTTTTCATGGCCGGCCATAATGTTTTTGAGTGGAGCGAGAAGAAAATTTCCGCTTTCCGCAATAAAACGATTGGCTTTGTTTTTCAATTTAATAATCTGCTGCCGGAGTTTACCGCGCTGGAAAACACCATGATGCCGGCGCTCATCAGCGGGCTCGCCAAAAAGCAGGCGATAGATAAAGCCTCACAATTATTACAGGAAGTGGGTCTGGAGCATCGCCTGAAGCATAAGCCGGGGGAACTCTCCGGAGGAGAGCAACAGCGCGTGGCCATCGCCCGGGCGCTGGTGATGGAACCGGAAATTTTGCTCGCTGACGAACCGACAGGAAACCTTGACACGGAAACAGGAAAAAAGATAGAAGACATCCTGGTTAATTTAAATACCATGAAAAAAATAACGCTGATCGTTGTCACGCACAACAAACTGCTGGCAGACAGGATGTCCGGCAGAATCGGTCTGCGGGACGGGGAAATTTATGATTTTTAA